A window of Ictidomys tridecemlineatus isolate mIctTri1 chromosome 1, mIctTri1.hap1, whole genome shotgun sequence contains these coding sequences:
- the Pde4d gene encoding 3',5'-cyclic-AMP phosphodiesterase 4D isoform X7, with amino-acid sequence MPEANYLLSVSWGYIKFKRMLNRELTHLSEMSRSGNQVSEYISNTFLDKQHEVEIPSPTQKEKEKKKRPMSQISGVKKLMHSSSLTNSSIPRFGVKTEQEDVLAKELEDVNKWGLHVFRIAELSGNRPLTVIMHTIFQERDLLKTFKIPVDTLITYLMTLEDHYHADVAYHNNIHAADVVQSTHVLLSTPALEAVFTDLEILAAIFASAIHDVDHPGVSNQFLINTNSELALMYNDSSVLENHHLAVGFKLLQEENCDIFQNLTKKQRQSLRKMVIDIVLATDMSKHMNLLADLKTMVETKKVTSSGVLLLDNYSDRIQVLQNMVHCADLSNPTKPLQLYRQWTDRIMEEFFRQGDRERERGMEISPMCDKHNASVEKSQVGFIDYIVHPLWETWADLVHPDAQDILDTLEDNREWYQSTIPQSPSPAPDDQEEGRQGQTEKFQFELTLEEDGESDTEKDSGSQVEEDTSCSDSKTLCTQDSESTEIPLDEQVEEEAVGEEESQPEAPVIDDCSPDT; translated from the exons aTAAGCAACATGAAGTGgaaattccttctccaactcagaaggaaaaggagaaaaagaaaaggccaaTGTCTCAGATCAGTGGAGTCAAGAAATTGATGCATAGTTCTAGTCTGACTAATTCAAGTATCCCAAGGTTTGGAGTtaaaacagaacaagaagatGTTCTGGCCAAG GAACTAGAAGATGTGAACAAATGGGGTCTTCATGTTTTCAGAATAGCTGAGTTGTCTGGTAACCGGCCTCTGACTGTTATCATGCACACCATATTTCAG GAACGGGATttgttaaaaacatttaaaattccagTAGACACTCTAATTACATACCTTATGACCCTTGAAGACCATTACCATGCTGATGTGGCCTATCATAACAACATCCATGCTGCAGATGTTGTCCAGTCCACTCATGTGCTACTGTCTACACCTGCTTTGGAg GCTGTGTTTACAGATTTGGAGATTCTTGCAGCAATTTTTGCTAGTGCAATACATGATGTAGATCATCCTGGTGTGTCAAATCAATTTCTGATCAATACAA ACTCTGAACTTGCCTTGATGTATAATGACTCCTCTGTCTTAGAGAACCATCATTTGGCCGTGGGCTTTAAGTTGCTACAGGAAGAAAACTGTGACATTTTTCAGAATTTGACCAAAAAGCAAAGACAATCTTTAAGGAAAATGGTCATTGACATT GTACTTGCAACAGACATGTCAAAACACATGAATCTACTGGCTGATTTGAAAACTATGGTTGAAACTAAGAAAGTGACAAGTTCTGGGGTTCTTCTTCTTGATAACTATTCTGACAGGATTCAG GTCCTTCAGAACATGGTGCACTGTGCAGACCTGAGCAACCCCACAAAGCCTCTCCAACTGTACCGCCAGTGGACAGACCGGATAATGGAGGAGTTCTTCCGCCAAGGAGACCGAGAGAGGGAGCGTGGCATGGAGATAAGTCCCATGTGTGACAAGCACAATGCATCTGTGGAAAAATCACAG gTGGGCTTCATAGACTATATTGTTCATCCTCTCTGGGAGACATGGGCAGACCTTGTACATCCTGATGCCCAGGATATTTTGGACACTTTGGAGGACAATCGTGAATGGTACCAGAGCACAATCCCTCAGAGCCCCTCTCCTGCACCTGATGACCAAGAAGAGGGCCGGCAGGGTCAAACGGAGAAATTCCAGTTTGAACTAACTTTAGAGGAAGATGGTGAGTCAGACACCGAAAAGGACAGTGGAAGTCAAGTGGAAGAAGACACTAGCTGCAGTGACTCCAAGACTCTGTGTACTCAAGACTCGGAGTCTACTGAAATTCCCCTTGATGAACAGGTGGAAGAGGAGGCAGTAGGAGAAGAGGAAAGCCAGCCTGAAGCTCCTGTAATAGATGATTGTTCTCCTGACACGTAA
- the Pde4d gene encoding 3',5'-cyclic-AMP phosphodiesterase 4D isoform X8, protein MASNKFKRMLNRELTHLSEMSRSGNQVSEYISNTFLDKQHEVEIPSPTQKEKEKKKRPMSQISGVKKLMHSSSLTNSSIPRFGVKTEQEDVLAKELEDVNKWGLHVFRIAELSGNRPLTVIMHTIFQERDLLKTFKIPVDTLITYLMTLEDHYHADVAYHNNIHAADVVQSTHVLLSTPALEAVFTDLEILAAIFASAIHDVDHPGVSNQFLINTNSELALMYNDSSVLENHHLAVGFKLLQEENCDIFQNLTKKQRQSLRKMVIDIVLATDMSKHMNLLADLKTMVETKKVTSSGVLLLDNYSDRIQVLQNMVHCADLSNPTKPLQLYRQWTDRIMEEFFRQGDRERERGMEISPMCDKHNASVEKSQVGFIDYIVHPLWETWADLVHPDAQDILDTLEDNREWYQSTIPQSPSPAPDDQEEGRQGQTEKFQFELTLEEDGESDTEKDSGSQVEEDTSCSDSKTLCTQDSESTEIPLDEQVEEEAVGEEESQPEAPVIDDCSPDT, encoded by the exons aTAAGCAACATGAAGTGgaaattccttctccaactcagaaggaaaaggagaaaaagaaaaggccaaTGTCTCAGATCAGTGGAGTCAAGAAATTGATGCATAGTTCTAGTCTGACTAATTCAAGTATCCCAAGGTTTGGAGTtaaaacagaacaagaagatGTTCTGGCCAAG GAACTAGAAGATGTGAACAAATGGGGTCTTCATGTTTTCAGAATAGCTGAGTTGTCTGGTAACCGGCCTCTGACTGTTATCATGCACACCATATTTCAG GAACGGGATttgttaaaaacatttaaaattccagTAGACACTCTAATTACATACCTTATGACCCTTGAAGACCATTACCATGCTGATGTGGCCTATCATAACAACATCCATGCTGCAGATGTTGTCCAGTCCACTCATGTGCTACTGTCTACACCTGCTTTGGAg GCTGTGTTTACAGATTTGGAGATTCTTGCAGCAATTTTTGCTAGTGCAATACATGATGTAGATCATCCTGGTGTGTCAAATCAATTTCTGATCAATACAA ACTCTGAACTTGCCTTGATGTATAATGACTCCTCTGTCTTAGAGAACCATCATTTGGCCGTGGGCTTTAAGTTGCTACAGGAAGAAAACTGTGACATTTTTCAGAATTTGACCAAAAAGCAAAGACAATCTTTAAGGAAAATGGTCATTGACATT GTACTTGCAACAGACATGTCAAAACACATGAATCTACTGGCTGATTTGAAAACTATGGTTGAAACTAAGAAAGTGACAAGTTCTGGGGTTCTTCTTCTTGATAACTATTCTGACAGGATTCAG GTCCTTCAGAACATGGTGCACTGTGCAGACCTGAGCAACCCCACAAAGCCTCTCCAACTGTACCGCCAGTGGACAGACCGGATAATGGAGGAGTTCTTCCGCCAAGGAGACCGAGAGAGGGAGCGTGGCATGGAGATAAGTCCCATGTGTGACAAGCACAATGCATCTGTGGAAAAATCACAG gTGGGCTTCATAGACTATATTGTTCATCCTCTCTGGGAGACATGGGCAGACCTTGTACATCCTGATGCCCAGGATATTTTGGACACTTTGGAGGACAATCGTGAATGGTACCAGAGCACAATCCCTCAGAGCCCCTCTCCTGCACCTGATGACCAAGAAGAGGGCCGGCAGGGTCAAACGGAGAAATTCCAGTTTGAACTAACTTTAGAGGAAGATGGTGAGTCAGACACCGAAAAGGACAGTGGAAGTCAAGTGGAAGAAGACACTAGCTGCAGTGACTCCAAGACTCTGTGTACTCAAGACTCGGAGTCTACTGAAATTCCCCTTGATGAACAGGTGGAAGAGGAGGCAGTAGGAGAAGAGGAAAGCCAGCCTGAAGCTCCTGTAATAGATGATTGTTCTCCTGACACGTAA